A region of the Paracoccaceae bacterium genome:
GGTCGGTCCAGTGGGTCACGGCGGTCACCGTCTGGGCGTCGGGCAGATGGGGCTTGGCCACACGGTCGGTGGCGGCGGCAGAAGGGGGGGCGGCGTCGTGCATCACGGGCGCTTCGGTCATTGCATGCGTCTTTCGGAATAGGTCATTCGGCAGGGCGGCGAAACCCCGAAGTCACGCCCGCAGGCGCGACTGATGGTCATGCGCCTGCCAGTCGGCCCGGAAGCGCCACTGCGCCTCGGGCTGGCGCGCGGCCAGGTCGTCGGAGATTTCGACCTCGTCGAACCCGACGCGCCGCGCCATCGCGTACTGATCGGCGATCACATGGCCCGCCGCCCGCAGCCGGCCCCGGTATCCCATCATCCGCAGGCGCCGGGCGAGGGTAAAGCCCCGCCCGTCGCTGAAGGCCGGAAAGGCGATGCGGATCAGCGACAACCGCGGCAGCGCGGCGGCGGCCAGCGACGGGTCATCGGTGTTCGACAGGTCGAGCGCGCGCGTCCCCGCGTCCAGATCGCCCAGCGTGGCAAAGCCGCCGGTCCAGTCGTCGGGGGAAAAGCCTGCATCGGTCACGATCACGGTCATGCCGCGTTCTCCTGTCTGACACGGACGGCGCGGCCGTCGATGAAATGGATGCCGCACTCGGTCTTTGCGGTGCCGCGCCAGCGGCCGGCGCGCGGGTCTTCCCCGGCCGCCACCGGGCTGGTGCAGGGGGCGCAACCGATCGAAGGGTAGCCCTGTGCCACCAGCGGGTGACGCGGCAGGCGGTTCTCGACCATGTAGTCCTCGATATCCGCCCGGTCCCAGTGGGCCAGCGGGTTGACCTTGATGCGCGTGTCGCCCTCGGCCTCGAAGAACTGGACCGTTTCCCGGCCGGCGCCCTGGAACCGCTTGCGCCCGGTGATCCAGCCGTCGAAATCGCGCAGGGCGCGTTCCAGCGGTTCGACCTTGCGCACGGCGCAGCAGGCATCGGTGTTGAACTGGTGCAGGGTTCCGTCGGGGTCCTCGAAGGCGACGCGCGGTTGCGCGGCGCGGATCGTGCGGATGTCGCAGAGGTGCAGCTTTTCGGCCACCTCGCGCTGATAGTCCAGGGTCTCGGCAAACAGCATCCGCGTGTCGATGAACAGCACCGGGGTTTCCGGCGCGATCACGCTGACCAGATGCAGCAGCACCACCGACTCGGCGCCGAAGGACGACACGAGCGCCACGCGCCCGAGATCGGCATCCTTCAGCGCATGTTCCAGCACCGCCGTCGCCGCATGGTGGCGATAGCGCGTGTTCAGCGCCGCGACACGGTCGGCGACGCTGCGCCCTGCGTGGTCACGCGGCATCGCGCGCGCCGCCCTGGGTATCGGCATCGCCATAAAGCGCGGCCTTGAACGGCGCCATGCCAAGACGACGATAGGCCATCAGGAAGGATTCCTCGGGCGTGTCGCGCAGCGCGAGATAGGCCATGACCAGTCGCTCGACCGCCGGGACGATCTCGTCATAGGCAAAGCCCGGGCCGGCGCGTTCGCCGATCACTGCCGTTTCGGTGCCATCGCCGCCAAGGGTGATCTGGTAGTTCTCGACCCCCGCCCGGTCGAGCCCGAGGATGCCGATATGGCCCACATGATGATGCCCGCAGGCGTTGATGCAGCCCGAGATCTTGATCTTCAGCGGCCCGATCTCGTGTTCGAGATCAAGGTCGCGGAACCGCGTGGCGATTTCCTGCGCGACCGGGATCGAGCGCGCGGTGGCAAGGGCGCAGTAGTCCATTCCCGGGCAGGCGATGATGTCGGAGATCAGGCCCACATTCGCTGTGGCCAGCCCCGCCAGGGTCAGCGCGGCATGCAGCGCGGGCAGGTCGCCCCGGTGGACATGCGGCAGGATGACGTTCTGTTCGTGGCTGATGCGGATTTCCGAATGGCCGTAGGTTTCGGCCAGATCGGCGATCAGGCGCATCTGGTCGGATGTCGCATCGCCCGGCGTCGCGCCATGCGCCTTGAGGCTGACCGTGACGATGGCGTATTGCGGGTTCCGGTGCGGGGCGAGGTTGGTGTCGGTCCAGGACCGGAAGGCGGGATCGGCGCTGCGGAACGCATCGAAGGCATCGGTCGGCGCGTTGCGGAAGGCGGGGGGCTGAAAGGCCGCCTCGATCTCGCGCAGCATCGCCTGGTCGGCGCCGCCGAACAGCGGGCGCAGTTCCGCAAACCGCGCCTCGATCATCCGGGTGATTTCTTCCTTGCCGGTCTCGTGGACGGTGATCTTGATCCGCGCCTTGTACTTGTTGTCGCGGCGGCCAAGCGTGTTGTAGACGCTCAGCACCGCCTCGACATAGGGTAGCAGATCGGCCCGGGGCAGGAATTCGCGCACCGTGTGGCCGATCATCGGGGTGCGGCCCAGGCCGCCGCCCACGATCACCTCGAAGCCCGGCTGACCGGCGGCGTTGCGCACCATGCGCAGGCCGATGTCATGCGCCCGCGTCACCGCGCGGTCATTCGGCGACCCCGTGATGGCGATCTTGAACTTGCGGGGCAGGAACTGGAATTCGGGATGGTCGGTGGACCATTGGCGCAGCAGTTCGGCGACCGGGCGGGGATCGGCAATCTCGTCGGCGGCGGCGCCCGCGAAATGGTCGGCCGTGACGTTGCGCACGCAGTTGCCGCTGGTCTGGATCGCATGCATGCCCACATCGGCAAGCGCCGACAGGATGTCGGGCACATCGCGCAGTTTCGGCCAGTTGAACTGGATGTTCTGCCGGGTCGTGAAATGGCCATAGCCCTTGTCCCAGCGGTCGGCGATCATCGCAAGCTGCCGCATCTGGCGCGGGTTGACCGTGCCATAGGGGATGGCGACCCGCAGCATGTAGGCATGCAGTTGCAGGTAGAGCCCGTTCATCAGGCGCAGCGGGCGGAACTCGTCCTCGCTGAGCGATCCGTCGAGGCGCCGCTCCACCTGGCCGCGGAACTGCGCGACGCGGGCGCGCACGAAGGCTTCGTCGAATTCGGAATAGTCATACATGGCTGTCGGCCTGTTTCCCGTGGGGATAGTTGGACGGGCCGCGGGTGCGGAATTCCTCGCGGAAGTGGACGGGTTCGGGGCCGCGCGCGCCCATGCGCGCGTCGGCCAGGTACGCGCCGACCACGGACAGTTTCTGCGCCGCCGCATGCAGCAGCCGCATCTGCGCATGCGCCTCGTCGTCGATCAGTTCGGCCTCGTGGTGATGGCGGGACCAGCGGTCGTCGGCGGTCAGATAGATCACGTCGCCCGCAACGAGGTCATTGGCGGTGACGACCTTCGGGGTGAACCGGCCTTTCATGCGCGGGCCTCCTGCAAGTCGGGGATGACGGCGACGGCCGCCCGGGGGGCAAGGCCGAACAGGATGACGGCGGGCCCCTCGGCCCGCACCGCCGCCTGCGCCAGGGTGGCCAGCGTGGCGCCGATGACGGTCTCGTCCGGTCGGCTGACGTTGGCCACGACGGTCACCGGGGTTGCCGGATCGGCACCGTGCATCATCAGGCGGCCCTGGATGAAGCGCGCCGATTTCTTGCCCATGTAGATCGCCGCCACCTCGCCCGCGCGGGCCATGCCGCGCCAGTCCTGTTCGGCGAAACCGGCCATGTCATGCCCGGTGACGATCCGCAGGCTGGCGTTGCGGCCGCGGCGGGTCAGCGACTGGCCGATCCGTGCGGCGGCCACGGTTGCCGAGGTCAGCCCGGGCAGGATGCGGAAGGGCAGGCCCGCCGCCTCCAGCGCCTCGATTTCCTCGTCGAGGCGGCCGAAGATGCCGCAGTCGCCCCCCTTCAGCCGCACCACCCGCGCCCCCGTCTGGGCATGGGCCACGAGGGCGGCATTGATGTCGGACTGGGCGGCCGAGGGGCCGAACCCCTCCTTGCCCACATCCACCCGGCGCGCATCGGCGGGGATCAGGGCCAGCACCTCGGGGCCGACCAGGCGGTCGTGGATCACCACCTCGGCCATCTCGATGGCGCGCAGCGCGCCAAGCGTCAGATATTCCGCCGCGCCGGGGCCGGCGCCGACGAATGCGACAGGCTGGAGGGGGGCGGGCGGAAGCATGGCGGCACCTCGTTGGTTGGCAGGAATATAGGACATTGTTCCTGTCACGCGCCATGGGGGCTTGCCGATAAGGATTTCTGTTCTAGTCTGGTCCAAATGCGGGGCCGGTTTCCCGCGCAATCGCGGGGGGCAGGAATGGCGGTCCGGCTGGACGAGATCGACCGGAAAATTCTTGGCGAACTGCAGGCGGACGCCAGCCAGTCGCTGGACGAGATCGCGCGCAAGGTGGGGTCGTCCAAGACGCCGGTCTGGAATCGCATCCGCCGGATGCGCGAGGCGGGGGTGATCACCCGGCAGACCGCGATCCTCGACCCCGAGGCGCTCGGGCTCGAGGCCTGCTTCTTCGTGCTGATCCGCACGTCCGAGCATGAGGCGGAATGGCAGCGCCGCTTCCTCGATGTGCTGCAGCGGCGTCCCGAGGTGCTGGAGGCGCACCGCCTGGCGGGCGACATCGATTATATCCTGAAGGTGCGGGTGAAGAACGCCCGCGCCTATGACACCTTCTACCAGGCGCTGATTTCGGAAGTGCGCATCTACAACGTCACAGCGCTTCTGAGCATGGAGGAGATCAAGGCGACGACCGCGCTGCCGCTGTAGCGGGTCGGTCAGGCGGACAGGTTCAGCGCCTTCAGCCCGTGGAAATGGTAGAGGTCGGCATAGGCCGGCGGCGCGGCCAGCCGCAGCCCCGGCAGCCGGTCGAACAGGATCGGCAGCGCGATCTGCAGCTCAAGGCGTGCCAGCGGGGCGCCCACGCAGAAATGCAGCCCCGCGCCGAAGGCCAGGTTGGGCTTTTCCGGCCGGTCAGGATCGAACCGGTGGGGATTGGCCCAGACCGAAGGGTCACGGTTCGCGCCGGCCAGCAGCAACGCAACCTCGGTGCCCTCTGGGACCAGGTGGCCCATCACCTCGACATCCGCGTAGGCCCAGCGGGTGAACAGGTGCAGCGGTGGGTCGAAGCGCAGGATCTCCTCGACCGTGGCCGCGATGCGGTCGGGCGCGAGCGCGGCGGACGGCGTGCCGGTTTCCAGCATCGTCTTGACGCCGTTGCCGATGGTGTGGACCGTCGCCTCGTGCCCGGCGTTCAGAAGCAGGATGCAGGTCGAGATCAGCTCGTCCGGCGTCAGGCGGTCGCCATCGGCTTCCGCAGCGATCAGATGGGTGATCAGGTCGTCGGCCGGTCGGGCGCGGCGTTCGTTCACATAGTCCCGCAGGAAGGCCGCGAAACCGGCGGCTGCGGCGGCGGCGCGATCCTCGGCCGCGCGCGTGCGCCCGGCCTGGTACATGCCGACCATCGCGTTCGACCAGGCCAGAAGCTGCGGCGCCATCGTTTCCGGCACCCCCAGCAGCCGGGCGATCACGATCACCGGCAGGCGCTGCGCGAAGGCGGGCAGCAGGTCGAACCCGTCGCGGGGCAGGGCGTCGATCAGCGCGTGGGACAGCGCGGCGATCTCGGGGGCCAGGGCGGCGATGCGGCGCGAGGTGAAGGCGCGCAGGACAAGGCCGCGCAACCGGGTGTGGCGCGGCGGCTCGAGTTCCAGCATCGAATGGTCCTCGACCGCATAGAACGGTTCGAGATGGGCGGGAACCGGCTTGCGCAGCGCCGCAGGGATTTCGCGCCCGAACCGGCGGTCGCGCAGGATGGCCCCGACGGCCGCCGCCGAGGCCGTCGCGGTCAGCCGGTAGTCGCGCCAGTGGAAGAACGGCCCGGCCCGGCGGGCCCGGTCGTAGAAGGCATAGGGATTCTGCACGAAGGCCGCGTCGGTCGGGGACTGCGCGAGCGTCCGCATCACGCGCGTCCCGGCAGGCGGATCACCCCCTGTGCCACCAGCACCCCGAGCGCCACGATCGCGGCACCGCCGGCCTGCGTCCAGTTCCACCCCTGACCGAAGGCCAGAAGGATCAGCATCACATAGAAGGGGACGGCATTGGAATGAAGCGAGGACACGCCGATTCCCAGGCGGCCCACAGCCACGATCCAGAGAATCTGGCTGACGGCGAGCGAACCGATGCCATAGACCGACAGCGCACCCCATTCCGTCGGCCCCAGCCGTGCCCAGTCTGGCCCGGGGCCGCCAAGCGCCATATGCGTTCCCGCGATCAGCGTCGCCGCGATGGCCGCCCCCGAGACGGTCAGCGCCGTGCGGCCCAGCGGTGTGAGGCGCGGGAAGGCGGTGACGGTGGCGCGCGATCCCCAGGTGAAGGCCAGCACCGACCCGAAGGCCGCGACCGCGCCCCAGCCCAGCGTCAGGCCGGCGGCGCCCCCGCCATAGGCCAGGATGCCGCCCGCCAGGCCAAGCAGCAGCCCGAGGATCAGCGCCCCGGTCAGCCGCCGCCCGTCCAGCAGGCATTCAAGCGCGATGCCCACCACCGGCATGGTCGCCGTGATCACCGCCACGGTGACCGGATCGGTACGCCCCTGCGCGATCACCAGCAGCAGCGCGCCAAGGCCCAGGCAGATGCCCCCCACCACGATCCCGCGGCCCCATGGCGCCTCGCGAACGGCCGCGGCGCCATCGACCAGCCACCAGATCGGCAGCAGGACAAGCGCTGCCAGCCCCGTCCGCAGTGCCGTCATCGGCAGGGGCGGGATATGCGGGATGACCAGTTCCGCGGCCGGCAGGCCGGCCGACCAGACCAGCATCGAGGCCATGCAGATCAGGTTCGCCGACAGGCGGCCACCCGGGGCGAGGGTTGGGGAGAGGACTGTCATGCTGGGGTCATCGCAGATCGGGGCGCATCCTGCGGCCCCGTCTGCGACGCCTCATGCCGCTTCCAGAGCGGCGACGATCGGTCCGAAGTCGGCGGCCTTCAGGCTGGCCCCGCCGACAAGCGCCCCGTCGACATCGGGAATCGCGAAGATCTCGGCGGCGTTCGACGGCTTCACCGACCCGCCGTAGAGGATGCGCACAGCCTTGCCCGCAGCGCCGAACCTGTCGGCCAGATGCCTGCGGATGGCGGCATGCACCTCGGCGATCTGGGCGGTCGTGGGGGTCAGGCCGGTGCCGATGGCCCAGACCGGTTCATAGGCGATGACGATGCGCTGCACCGCCTCACCGCTCGCGGGCAGCGATCCGGCAAGCTGGCCCGCCACCACCGCCAGCGTGCGCCCGGCCTCGCGTTCGGCCAGCGTCTCGCCAAGGCAGATGATCGCCACCAGACCCGCAGCCAGGGCGGCGGTGGCCTTGGCCTGCACCGTCGCGTCGGATTCCGCGTGGTCGGTGCGCCGTTCGGAATGGCCGACGATGACATGGGTCGCCCCGGCATCGCCCAGCATCGCGGCCGAGACGTCGCCGGTATGCGCGCCGCCGGGCCGGGCATGGCAATCCTGCCCGCCCAGCATCAGCGCCGATCCCCGGACGGCATCGGCCATGCGCGACAGCAGCGTGGCGGGCGGGCAGATCAGCATCTCGCAGCCGGGGGCGGGATGGGCCGCGATCAGGGCGCGCACCTCGTCAAGGTCGGCGCCCGTGCCGTTCATCTTCCAGTTGCCCGCCGCAAGCTTGCGCATCCCGTGTCCTCCCATGGCTCGGAACCGGGATAGGCCAAGCACGGTCGCCGGTGAAGGGGTATTGCGGCCGCAGGGCCAGCGATCCGCGCGTCCCCGCCGCGGCGGGGTGCGGCATCAGCCGGCGGCCGCGTCCTTGAACTTGATCGATTCGCCGCAACCGCAGGCCTCGACCACATTGGGGTTTCGGAACTTGAACCCGGAATGCAGCAGCGTGGATTCATAGTCGATTTCGGTTCCGATCAGGAACATCTGCGCCATCGGCGCGATCAGCACCCGCGCGCCGTCCTGTTCGACCACCTCGTCCAGCGGGTTCACCTCGGACACATAGTCCATGGTGTACTCCATTCCGGCGCAACCGCCCTTCTTCACGCCGATCCGCAGACCCTGCTTGCCGTCGCGGGCCATCAGCCGCGCGATCTGGCGCGCGGCGGCGGGGCTCATCGTCAGGGCGGCCTTGCCGGGGATGCCGAACATCGTCTTTCTCCTGCGCGGGGGCGGGCGCTACATGAACCCCAGTTCCAGCTTCGCCTCGTCCGACATCATGTCCATGCCCCAGGGCGGATCGAAGGTCATCTGCACGTTCACCTGCTTGACACCGGCCAGCGGTTCGATGGCATCGGCCACCCAGCCGGGCATCTCGCCCGCCACCGGGCAGCCCGGGGCGGTCAGCGTCATCATCACCTCGACCTCGTTCTCGGGCCCGATCTCGATCGTGTAGACCAGACCCAGATCGTAGATATTCACCGGGATTTCAGGGTCATAGACCGTGCGACACGCCTCGACCACCGCCGGATAGAGCGGATGGTCGGTGCTGGACGGCCGGATCAGCGGCGTGCCTTCGAGGCGTTCCTGAGGCTGGTTCATGACGCTCCCGCCGGATGTTTCCTAGCGTTTATATAGGAATTGTCCGGCCGGGGTAAAGCACCCGCTGCGAACGGACCGCGCGGGGGGGGCGATCAGAACGGGATTTCGTCGTCGATATCGCCCCGGCCCGCAGGTGCCCCGCCATAGCCGCCCCGCGCCGGGGCATCGCCATAGCCACCGCGCCCGCCCCCGCCGGACGGCCCCGACATGCGCGCGCCCTCATCCGAGCCGCCGCGATCCTCGGCATAGGACCCGCCGCCACCGTCGCGGCCGTCGAGCAGCGTCAGTTCCCCGCGGAACTGCCGCAGCACGACCTCGGTCGTGTACCGGTCCTGGCCCGACTGGTCCTGCCATTTCCGCGTCTCGAGCTGGCCCTCGATATAGACCTTGGAACCCTTCTTCAGATACTGCTCGGCGATCCGGGCGAGGCCCTCGTTGAAGATCGCCACCGAATGCCATTCGGTGCGTTCCTTCCGCTCGCCGCTGGCCTTGTCGCGCCAGGTTTCCGAGGTGGCGATGCGCAGGTTCACCACCTTGCCGCCGTTCTGGAAGCTGCGCACCTCGGGGTCGCGGCCGAGGTTGCCCACCAGAATGACCTTGTTCACCGATCCTGCCATGCTGCCACTCCCTGTCGCCGGTTCTGCCGGCAGCCTCGCCGGTCCTGGTTAACAAAGCCTATAGACCCGCCGCGCATGGCCCGCAACCGCGGCCCCGGGCGGCGGGTTGCCGACGCCGTCCCGCCGATGCCGCCGGGGCTGGTCAATCGTTGCAAATCCATTATTCTCTCGCAGGGTTCGGGCAGGGCAGGTCAGGCAGTGCGGCACTACATCGGGGCGGTTGCGGTTGCGGCGGCGATCTGGGGCAATGCCGCCTGGGCCGAGGGGCTGTTCCTGTCCACCTCGTCCGCCGCCAAGTCGCGCAGCGCGATGTTCAACCAGCAGACGCGCCTTCTGGATACCAAACTTTCCAGGCAGTATTCCGGTTCCGTCCGGCTGAAACCGAAGTCTGACCTGGCCAAGGCGGATGAAGGCGCGATTCCCCGGTTCCGCGGCAGCTACAAGGGCGAGTATCTGGAGGTGGCAAAGGCCGCCGCCCGCCGCCATGGCGTGCCGGAGGATCTGTTCCTGCGCCTTGTGCAGCAGGAATCGGGCTGGAACCCCGGCGCGGTGTCCCACAAGGGCGCGACCGGGCTTGCACAGCTCATGCCGGGCACCGCGCGGCTTGTCGGCGTGGACATCAACAACCCCAGCCAGAACCTTGACGGCGGGGCAAAGTACCTGCGGATGATGAAGGACAAGTTCGGGTCATGGCGCCTGGCGCTTGCCGCCTACAACGCGGGACCGGCGGCGGTCGAGAAACATGACGGCATCCCGCCCTATGCCGAGACCAAGGGCTACGTGAAGGCGATCCTCGGGGGTTGAGCCTGCGCGCCGCGCGCAGGCCCCGAAGGTCTGCCGCCTCAGGCCAGCCGGCCCTCCGCGGTGATGCGCGTCGCGCCGCCGAGCCAGGGATGCAGGGCCGGCGGCAGGTCCACCGATCCGTCTGCCTGCTGGCCGTTCTCCAGCACCGCGATCAGGCAGCGCCCCACCGCCAGCCCCGACCCGTTCAGCGTATGCACGAATTCGGGCCGCCCGCCACCCGCCGGGCGATAGCGCGCGTTCATCCGCCGCGCCTGGAAATCGCCGCAGACCGACACGCTGGAGATTTCGCGATAGCGGCCCTGACCCGGCAGCCAGACCTCGATGTCATGCGTCTTGCGCGCACCGAACCCCATGTCGCCGGTGCACAGCACCACCGTGCGATAGGGCAGGCCCAGCTTCTGCAGGATCGCCTCGGCGCAGCCCGTCATGCGCTCGTGTTCCGCAAGGCTCGCCTCGGGCGTGGTGACCGATACCATCTCGACCTTCTCGAACTGGTGCTGGCGCAGCATCCCCGTGGTGTCCTTGCCCGCGCTGCCCGCCTCGGAGCGGAAGCACTGGGTGTGCGCGGTCCACCGCAGGGGAAGCGCGGACTCGTCATGGATCTCGCCCGCCGACATGTTCGTCAGCGTCACCTCGGACGTCGGCACCAGCCACCAGCCGTTCGTGGTCTGGTAGCTGTCCTCGGCGAATTTCGGCAACTGGTTGGTGCCGAACATCGCCTCGTCCCGCACCAGCACAGGTGTCCAGACCTCGGTCAGCCCGTGTTCGGCCACATGCGTATCCAGCATGAACTGCGCAAGCGCCCGGTGCAGCCGGATCACCGCGCCCTTCAGCACGACGAACCGCGCGCCCGACAGCTTTGCCGCCGTCTCGAAATCCATGCCGGGGCGCACGCCGGCGATCTCGAAATGTTCGAGCGGCGTGAAGTCGAACGCCCGCGGTGTGCCCCAGCGGCGGATCTCGACATTGTCCGCCTCGTCGCGGCCCTCGGGCACCTCGTCGAGCGGCAGGTTCGGGATGGTCGCCAGCAGTGCCGACAGACGGGCATCCTCGGCCGCCGCATCGTCGGTCAGTTGCGCCACCTCGGCCTTCTTCTCGGCCACGAGGGCGCGCAGGCGCTCGAACCCTGCGGTGTCGCCGCGCGCCTTCGCCGCGCCCACGTCCTTCGACGCGGCGTTCTGGGCGGCCTGCGCGGTCTCGGCCGCCAGGATCGCCGCCCGGCGTGCCGCGTCGATCGCCAGAACCGCGGACGACTGGCCCGGAAGCCCCCGGCGGGCCAGGGCGGCGTCGAAGGCGGCGGGGTTCTCGCGGATGGCGCGGATGTCGTGCATGGCTGGTGGCTCCGGTGCTTGTGGCGCGCAGGCGCCGGATGGGGCTTATGCCCCAGAGCATCTGCCGCGTGAAGGCGGGAAATGCCCCGCGCGGGCCGTCAGTTGCCCGTCGGCGACCAGTGCCAGGGCTCGCTCAGCGTCTTGGCGCCGTTCTTGCAGCCATAGGTGGCGCCAAGCGCCTGGAGGTCGGTGTTGGTCTCGTCGGTCGGGGTCGTGTCAATCTCGACGTCGTTGCCCTCGCCATCCTTGATCTTCAGGGTTCCGGTCCAGCTGATGTTCATGTCGATCGCATTGCCGGTCAGGTGGTTCGACTTGCCCGGCTTGGCGACCTGCCCGGTCATCCCGAACGCATCATACATCTCCTTCGCGCCCTTCTTCGACGCCTCCTCGTCACCGTGGTCCCAGGTGATGTCCACCCCGTCGATCTTGGGAACGTCGGCCGCCTTCATGCCCTTCACGCCGACCTGCCAGCAGTAGTACATGATCTCGGCCCGGGCCGCCGACCGCAGCGTGGCGGTGATCGAGACGGTGGCGCCGGCCGTTTCAAGCGCCTTGATGAACTTCACCACCTTGGGCTTGAAGGTCGATGACAGGTCATCGACGCTCTTGCTGTTGGGGTATTTCGACTGATTCGCGTTGAACCAGGCGCGCCCGCTCAGCGACTTGTCGTTGCCGCCCTCGGCCTTCTTTTCCTCGGGCTGTCCCTCGTCAAGGCCGGGCACCGAGCCCGGCGCCTCGCCCGTGCCGCCCGGCCCGGCATCGGGAACGGGCACGGAACCGGGTGCCTCGCCGGTGCCGCCCGGCCCCGTCTCGGCGGGGGGGGTGTCGCTTTCGGGCGCATCGCCCGTGCCACCGGCCGCCTTGCCGCCGGCGCCGGGCATGGCACCCGCCACCGCCTTGCCGCCCGCGCCGAGCAGACCGTCAACCGCCTCGCCGATCGCCCCGGCGGCACCTTCCGCGGCGCCCGCGATGCCGCCGATGATCTTGCCGGCCGCGCCCGCGATGCCGCCGAACATGCCACCCGCGGCCTCGAACGGGCTTGCCCCGGTGCCCGCACCGCCGTCGGGTGCCTTGCCCTCGCCGCCCGCGCTTTCCTTGTAGCCGGCATCCTTGCCATCGGGCCCGAGCATCTTGCCGACCGCCTCGCCGATCGCCCCCGCGGCACCTTCCGCGGCGCCCGAGATCCCGCCGATGATCTTGCCGGCCGCGCCCGCGATGCCGCCCAGTGCGCCGCCCACGCCTTCAAACAGGTTGCCGCCCTGCGCGGCGGCCTCGCCCCCGGTGCCGCCCGGTGCCCCCTTGCCGTAATCGCCCGATGCCGCGCCCTTGGCGGCCGCGGCGCTTGCCGATGATCCGCCGCCGTCCGACCCCTTGGCACTGCCCGTGCCGAAGGCTGCCGCCTTGCTGCCGTCGTCCCCTGCGGAACTGACCGGCCCGCTGCCCTTGGCGAATGCGCCCTTGCCGTCGCCAGCAAACGGATTTCCCTCGGCGCCGCCACCGAACATCGCGGCCTTGCCGCCGCCCATCTTGGCCGACTGGGCCACCGCACCCCCGGCCGGGGCGGCCATCTTGCCGACCTTGATCAACTCGCCCGCGACGAACGTCCCCAGAAGCCGCAGGATCGGCATCGCCCGCGTCGGATCGGGCCCGTCCTTCGCATCGTGGAACATCTTGCCCAGCTGTTCGGCCTTGCGGGCGGCAGCGGGTGCGCCCTCGGCGACGATCCGGTCGAAATCGGCACTGATCGCGCCGAACTCCTTGTCAAGCTGCGCCCGAATCTGGTCGAGGTTCGGCATTGCGGCCGATGACCCCTCGGCCCCCCCGGCCGGACCATCCGGCGCGGCGGCGCCATCGGCCGCGGGTTCCTCGGCGTCGTCCTCCTCGGACTCTTCCTCGGTCTGGCCGCCGGGCAGCCGGAAGATGATCTTCATCGGCATCCCGGCTTCCTTGAGCGTCTTCTTCATCTGCTTCTTCAGCGCGCCCGGGATCTCTTCCTCGTCCAGCGACAGGTTCAGTTCCTTGCCGTTGATCGTCAGGCGCCCCGACACCGACTTGGCGCGCGAGATTCCCTCGTTCTTCTCCTTGGCCAGGTTCCACAGCGCGTTGCCCGACTTGCGCAGGTCGCCGACGATGGCCGCCCCGCCCTTGCCGACTGCGGCGACGAAGTTCAGTTCGCGTGACTTGCCCAGGCGGATGATGTCAGCCAGCGACAGGCCCTTTTCGTCCTTCGCATCGGCCTCGGGTTTCTTCGCCATCAATACCTCCGTCAATCACGCCCGGCATCGTGGGCCGTGCCGAAACGCCCGTCTTCCTGGACGCCTGTCTTCCTGAAATCCGTTCGGGCGAAAAACTGCCCTGCAAGTCGCCGGTATCATGAAACCGCCGGTTCGCATATCAAAAATGGTCATCTGTCAGAA
Encoded here:
- a CDS encoding DMT family transporter, which translates into the protein MTVLSPTLAPGGRLSANLICMASMLVWSAGLPAAELVIPHIPPLPMTALRTGLAALVLLPIWWLVDGAAAVREAPWGRGIVVGGICLGLGALLLVIAQGRTDPVTVAVITATMPVVGIALECLLDGRRLTGALILGLLLGLAGGILAYGGGAAGLTLGWGAVAAFGSVLAFTWGSRATVTAFPRLTPLGRTALTVSGAAIAATLIAGTHMALGGPGPDWARLGPTEWGALSVYGIGSLAVSQILWIVAVGRLGIGVSSLHSNAVPFYVMLILLAFGQGWNWTQAGGAAIVALGVLVAQGVIRLPGRA
- the tpiA gene encoding triose-phosphate isomerase — its product is MRKLAAGNWKMNGTGADLDEVRALIAAHPAPGCEMLICPPATLLSRMADAVRGSALMLGGQDCHARPGGAHTGDVSAAMLGDAGATHVIVGHSERRTDHAESDATVQAKATAALAAGLVAIICLGETLAEREAGRTLAVVAGQLAGSLPASGEAVQRIVIAYEPVWAIGTGLTPTTAQIAEVHAAIRRHLADRFGAAGKAVRILYGGSVKPSNAAEIFAIPDVDGALVGGASLKAADFGPIVAALEAA
- a CDS encoding iron-sulfur cluster assembly accessory protein translates to MFGIPGKAALTMSPAAARQIARLMARDGKQGLRIGVKKGGCAGMEYTMDYVSEVNPLDEVVEQDGARVLIAPMAQMFLIGTEIDYESTLLHSGFKFRNPNVVEACGCGESIKFKDAAAG
- a CDS encoding SUF system Fe-S cluster assembly protein, with translation MNQPQERLEGTPLIRPSSTDHPLYPAVVEACRTVYDPEIPVNIYDLGLVYTIEIGPENEVEVMMTLTAPGCPVAGEMPGWVADAIEPLAGVKQVNVQMTFDPPWGMDMMSDEAKLELGFM
- the ssb gene encoding single-stranded DNA-binding protein; amino-acid sequence: MAGSVNKVILVGNLGRDPEVRSFQNGGKVVNLRIATSETWRDKASGERKERTEWHSVAIFNEGLARIAEQYLKKGSKVYIEGQLETRKWQDQSGQDRYTTEVVLRQFRGELTLLDGRDGGGGSYAEDRGGSDEGARMSGPSGGGGRGGYGDAPARGGYGGAPAGRGDIDDEIPF
- a CDS encoding lytic transglycosylase domain-containing protein; the encoded protein is MPPGLVNRCKSIILSQGSGRAGQAVRHYIGAVAVAAAIWGNAAWAEGLFLSTSSAAKSRSAMFNQQTRLLDTKLSRQYSGSVRLKPKSDLAKADEGAIPRFRGSYKGEYLEVAKAAARRHGVPEDLFLRLVQQESGWNPGAVSHKGATGLAQLMPGTARLVGVDINNPSQNLDGGAKYLRMMKDKFGSWRLALAAYNAGPAAVEKHDGIPPYAETKGYVKAILGG
- the serS gene encoding serine--tRNA ligase, which produces MHDIRAIRENPAAFDAALARRGLPGQSSAVLAIDAARRAAILAAETAQAAQNAASKDVGAAKARGDTAGFERLRALVAEKKAEVAQLTDDAAAEDARLSALLATIPNLPLDEVPEGRDEADNVEIRRWGTPRAFDFTPLEHFEIAGVRPGMDFETAAKLSGARFVVLKGAVIRLHRALAQFMLDTHVAEHGLTEVWTPVLVRDEAMFGTNQLPKFAEDSYQTTNGWWLVPTSEVTLTNMSAGEIHDESALPLRWTAHTQCFRSEAGSAGKDTTGMLRQHQFEKVEMVSVTTPEASLAEHERMTGCAEAILQKLGLPYRTVVLCTGDMGFGARKTHDIEVWLPGQGRYREISSVSVCGDFQARRMNARYRPAGGGRPEFVHTLNGSGLAVGRCLIAVLENGQQADGSVDLPPALHPWLGGATRITAEGRLA